In one Solanum dulcamara chromosome 1, daSolDulc1.2, whole genome shotgun sequence genomic region, the following are encoded:
- the LOC129891495 gene encoding uncharacterized protein LOC129891495, whose amino-acid sequence MASSSRRSMEAAREDTGDSHSQPHTQEGIGEQSSGQSIPHTSGSGVGNQQGVRVGPHPHMSPGTHKDAYDWWVGVPNAKVKPPVLTWDDFVKEFRMKYVPPAYCDAKKKEFLNLRQRGMSIAEYQQKFLRLSRYAGGIITDEKDKCRRFEDGLNDSIKKNVAILQHENFCKLVSAAFTWERLDKEEASRHENKFRKPRSDFGGPSKKGRFDDSKAGSVNKSNQQKQSRLDFSTASTPSYSQGKTRVPTCAECGKNHYGACRRASGACFNCGSFDHKVKDCPNPKNVPPVYIEGSVQKSSNNPPQTNRGARPKTNQAAGASGANQASGSRATARAYAMRQRDDQEGQDMVVGKFDLYSLSVFTLFDPGSTHSYICSSLVLPKNVKSMRLNFDVLVESPLGYQVVSRKLIHQGCSAYLAHIIDTRVESPSLKDIPTVCDFPEVFLENLPRLPPEREVEFPIELIPGSTPISITPYRMAPAELRKLKTQFQEPLEKGFIRPSFSPWGAPVLFVKKKDGTLRLCIDYRQLNKITIKNRFPLPRIDDLFDQLKGANLFSKIDLRSGYHQLRVRKEDVPKTAFRTRYVAFLGHVVSAEGVKVDPNKIEAIVEWKSPKSPTEVKSFLGLAGYYRR is encoded by the exons ATGGCCTCTTCTTCTCGTAGATCTATGGAAGCTGCTCGTGAAGATACAGGTGACTCTCATTCCCAACCTCATACACAAGAAGGAATTGGCGAACAGTCCTCGGGTCAATCTATTCCTCATACTAGTGGGTCTGGTGTGGGAAATCAACAAGGAGTAAGAGTTGGTCCACATCCTCACATGAGCCCTGGTACTCAC AAGGATGCTTATGACTGGTGGGTAGGTGTGCCAAATGCAAAAGTAAAACCTCCAGTTCTTACTTGGGATGATTTTGTTAAAGAGTTTCGTATGAAGTATGTCCCGCCTGCTTATTGTGATGCtaagaaaaaagagtttttgaatCTAAGGCAACGAGGCATGTCTATTGCTGAGTATCAACAAAAGTTTCTTAGACTCTCTCGTTATGCTGGAGGCATTATTACCGatgaaaaagataaatgcaGGAGGTTTGAAGATGGCCTAAACGATTCCATCAAAAAGAATGTGGCAATCCTGCAACATGagaacttttgtaaattagtttctgCTGCTTTCACTTGGGAAAGACTTGATAAGGAAGAAGCTAGTAGACATGAAAATAAATTCCGGAAGCCTAGGTCAGATTTTGGAGGTCCATCCAAGAAGGGAAGGTTTGATGATTCTAAGGCTGGTAGTGTCAACAAGTCAAATCAACAGAAACAAAGCAGACTAGATTTTTCTACAGCTAGTACCCCGAGTTATAGCCAAGGCAAGACTCGCGTTCCCACTTGTGCagaatgtggaaagaatcattatGGTGCTTGTAGGAGAGCTTCTGGTGCTTGTTTTAATTGTGGCAGCTTTGATCATAAAGTGAAGGACTGTCCAAATCCTAAAAATGTTCCTCCTGTGTACATTGAGGGCTCAGTGCAGAAGTCTTCTAATAATCCTCCACAAACCAATAGAGGTGCAAGGCCTAAAACCAACCAAGCAGCAGGGGCAAGTGGAGCAAATCAAGCTAGCGGGTCCAGAGCTACTGCACGAGCTTATGCTATGAGGCAGAGAGATGATCAAGAGGGACAGGACATGGTTGTCGGTAAATTTGACTTATATAGCTTATCTGTATTTACACTATTTGATCCTGGCTCTACACATTCCTATATTTGTTCATCACTGGTTCTTcctaaaaatgtgaaatctATGAGACTTAACTTTGATGTTCTGGttgaaagtcctttgggttaCCAAGTTGTCT CAAGAAAACTAATTCATCAAGGTTGTAGTGCATATCTTGCTCACATAATTGATACACGTGTGGAGAGTCCTAGCCTTAAAGATATACCTACTGTGTGTGACTTTCCTGAAGTGTTTCTAGAAAATCTTCCTAGGTTACCaccagaaagagaagttgaatttcCGATTGAGCTCATTCCTGGATCTACTCCTATTTCTAtcactccttatagaatggcaccaGCAGAATTAAGAAAATTGAAAACTCAGTTCCAAGAACctcttgagaaaggttttattcgtCCAAGTTTTTCTCCTTGGGGAGCCCCtgtgctatttgtgaaaaagaaagatggtactcttAGACTTTGTATTGACTATagacaattgaacaaaataacaatcaagaacagaTTTCCACtaccaaggattgatgatttgtttgaccagttgaaGGGTGCAAAtttattctcaaagattgatttaaggtCTGGATATCACCAACTGCGTGTTAGAAAGGAAGATGTTCCTAAAActgcttttagaactcgatacg TGGCCTTTCTGGGACATGTTGTGTCAGCCGAAGGGGTGAAGGTGGATCCTAATAAAATTGAAGCAATTGTTGAATGGAAATCACCTAAAAGTCCAACTGAAGTaaagagtttcttgggtttagcgggatactataggag GTAA
- the LOC129901841 gene encoding purple acid phosphatase 23 isoform X2 has product MKKKICTSLCFQYFVVIIVAETLIPTTLDGPFKPLTHTFDPLFRKGSDDLPMNHPRLKRNVTSFFPEQIALALSYSSPSMFVSWVTGEAQIGLNVTPRDPKTVASEVWYGKESGKYTMKQNGVSVVYSQLYPFEGLWNYTSGIIHHVKIDGLEPETKYYYKCGDSSLAAMSDELEFETFPLPSHNKYPRRIAVVGDLGLTSNTTTTIDHLTMNDPSMILMVGDLTYANQYLTTGGKGASCYSCQFPDAPMRETFQPRWDGWGRFMEPLISRVPMMVIEGNHEIEPQAAGLTFQSYLTRFSVPSKESGSNSNLYYSFDAGGVHFIMLGAYIDYNHTSAQYSWLQHDLEKVDRCVTPWLVASWHSPWYNSYSSHYQEFECMRQEMEEILYTYRVDIVFSGHVHAYERMNRVYNYTLDPCGPVYITVGDGGNIEKVDVDHADDPGKCPSPGDNIPEFGGVCHMNFSSGTAKGKFCWDRQPEWSAYRESSFGHGILEDSRLSPSIPPALDIAAARVSSLLCYIILPVVILIGLLSKPLSN; this is encoded by the exons atgaagaagaaaatttgTACATCACTTTGCTTTCAATATTTTGTTGTAATTATAGTTGCAGAGACATTAATTCCCACAACATTGGATGGGCCATTTAAGCCATTAACTCACACATTTGATCCTTTATTTCGTAAAGGAAGTGATGATTTGCCAATGAACCATCCAAGGCTTAAGAGGAATGTTACTTCTTTTTTTCCAGAACAAATTGCTCTTGCCTTGTCATATTCTTCACCTTCAATGTTTGTTTCTTGGGTCACTG GGGAAGCTCAGATTGGTCTAAATGTGACTCCACGTGATCCGAAAACAGTGGCAAGTGAGGTATGGTACGGAAAGGAAAGTGGTAAGTACACAATGAAGCAAAATGGAGTTTCAGTCGTTTACAGTCAATTGTATCCATTTGAAGGACTATGGAACTACACCTCTGGCATCATTCATCATGTGAAGATTGATG GTCTTGAACCTGAAACAAAGTATTACTACAAGTGTGGTGATAGTTCCTTAGCAGCAATGAGTgatgaacttgaatttgagacctTTCCATTGCCTTCACATAACAAGTATCCACGGCGAATAGCAGTTGTTGGGGACTTAGGTCTTACAAGCAATACAACCACAACCATTGATCATCTCACAATGAATGATCCTTCCATGATATTGATGGTTGGAGATTTAACTTATGCGAATCAATACCTTACCACTGGTGGTAAAGGAGCTTCATGCTATTCTTGTCAGTTTCCAGATGCACCCATGAGAGAGACATTTCAACCGCGATGGGATGGATGGGGAAG GTTTATGGAGCCGTTAATCTCAAGAGTTCCAATGATGGTTATCGAAGGAAACCATGAGATCGAACCTCAAGCAGCAGGGCTCACATTCCAATCATATTTGACAAGATTTTCTGTTCCTTCAAAGGAATCCGGCTCTAACAGTAACCTTTACTACTCTTTTGATGCCGGAGGAGTCCATTTCATCATGCTAGGAGCCTACATTGACTATAATCACACCA GTGCTCAGTATTCTTGGCTTCAGCATGATCTTGAAAAGGTAGATCGTTGCGTGACTCCTTGGCTGGTGGCTTCATGGCATTCTCCTTGGTACAATAGCTATTCGTCACACTACCAAGAATTTGAGTGCATGAGGCAGGAAATGGAAGAAATACTATATACATATCGCGTTGATATAGTTTTCTCAGGTCAT GTGCATGCATATGAGCGAATGAATCGAGTCTACAACTATACTTTGGATCCATGTGGTCCTGTTTACATAACAGTTGGAGATGGTGGTAACATTGAGAAAGTCGACGTTGATCATGCAGATGATCCTGGGAAATGTCCCTCACCAGGTGACAACATTCCAGAATTTGGAGGTGTATGTCACATGAACTTTAGCAGCGGAACTGCCAAAGGGAAATTTTGCTGGGACAGACAACCAGAATGGAGTGCATATAGAGAGAGTAGCTTCGGCCACGGGATACTGGAG GATAGCAGATTAAGTCCATCAATACCACCGGCGTTGGACATTGCAGCAGCACGAGTATCCTCTCTTCTCTGTTACATCATTTTGCCCGTCGTTATCCTTATTGGCCTTCTCAGCAAACCACTGAGTAATTGA
- the LOC129901841 gene encoding purple acid phosphatase 23 isoform X1: MKKKICTSLCFQYFVVIIVAETLIPTTLDGPFKPLTHTFDPLFRKGSDDLPMNHPRLKRNVTSFFPEQIALALSYSSPSMFVSWVTGEAQIGLNVTPRDPKTVASEVWYGKESGKYTMKQNGVSVVYSQLYPFEGLWNYTSGIIHHVKIDGLEPETKYYYKCGDSSLAAMSDELEFETFPLPSHNKYPRRIAVVGDLGLTSNTTTTIDHLTMNDPSMILMVGDLTYANQYLTTGGKGASCYSCQFPDAPMRETFQPRWDGWGRFMEPLISRVPMMVIEGNHEIEPQAAGLTFQSYLTRFSVPSKESGSNSNLYYSFDAGGVHFIMLGAYIDYNHTSAQYSWLQHDLEKVDRCVTPWLVASWHSPWYNSYSSHYQEFECMRQEMEEILYTYRVDIVFSGHVHAYERMNRVYNYTLDPCGPVYITVGDGGNIEKVDVDHADDPGKCPSPGDNIPEFGGVCHMNFSSGTAKGKFCWDRQPEWSAYRESSFGHGILEMVNSTHALWTWHRNQDIYRENSHGDQIYIVRQPQSCSVASKDSRLSPSIPPALDIAAARVSSLLCYIILPVVILIGLLSKPLSN; the protein is encoded by the exons atgaagaagaaaatttgTACATCACTTTGCTTTCAATATTTTGTTGTAATTATAGTTGCAGAGACATTAATTCCCACAACATTGGATGGGCCATTTAAGCCATTAACTCACACATTTGATCCTTTATTTCGTAAAGGAAGTGATGATTTGCCAATGAACCATCCAAGGCTTAAGAGGAATGTTACTTCTTTTTTTCCAGAACAAATTGCTCTTGCCTTGTCATATTCTTCACCTTCAATGTTTGTTTCTTGGGTCACTG GGGAAGCTCAGATTGGTCTAAATGTGACTCCACGTGATCCGAAAACAGTGGCAAGTGAGGTATGGTACGGAAAGGAAAGTGGTAAGTACACAATGAAGCAAAATGGAGTTTCAGTCGTTTACAGTCAATTGTATCCATTTGAAGGACTATGGAACTACACCTCTGGCATCATTCATCATGTGAAGATTGATG GTCTTGAACCTGAAACAAAGTATTACTACAAGTGTGGTGATAGTTCCTTAGCAGCAATGAGTgatgaacttgaatttgagacctTTCCATTGCCTTCACATAACAAGTATCCACGGCGAATAGCAGTTGTTGGGGACTTAGGTCTTACAAGCAATACAACCACAACCATTGATCATCTCACAATGAATGATCCTTCCATGATATTGATGGTTGGAGATTTAACTTATGCGAATCAATACCTTACCACTGGTGGTAAAGGAGCTTCATGCTATTCTTGTCAGTTTCCAGATGCACCCATGAGAGAGACATTTCAACCGCGATGGGATGGATGGGGAAG GTTTATGGAGCCGTTAATCTCAAGAGTTCCAATGATGGTTATCGAAGGAAACCATGAGATCGAACCTCAAGCAGCAGGGCTCACATTCCAATCATATTTGACAAGATTTTCTGTTCCTTCAAAGGAATCCGGCTCTAACAGTAACCTTTACTACTCTTTTGATGCCGGAGGAGTCCATTTCATCATGCTAGGAGCCTACATTGACTATAATCACACCA GTGCTCAGTATTCTTGGCTTCAGCATGATCTTGAAAAGGTAGATCGTTGCGTGACTCCTTGGCTGGTGGCTTCATGGCATTCTCCTTGGTACAATAGCTATTCGTCACACTACCAAGAATTTGAGTGCATGAGGCAGGAAATGGAAGAAATACTATATACATATCGCGTTGATATAGTTTTCTCAGGTCAT GTGCATGCATATGAGCGAATGAATCGAGTCTACAACTATACTTTGGATCCATGTGGTCCTGTTTACATAACAGTTGGAGATGGTGGTAACATTGAGAAAGTCGACGTTGATCATGCAGATGATCCTGGGAAATGTCCCTCACCAGGTGACAACATTCCAGAATTTGGAGGTGTATGTCACATGAACTTTAGCAGCGGAACTGCCAAAGGGAAATTTTGCTGGGACAGACAACCAGAATGGAGTGCATATAGAGAGAGTAGCTTCGGCCACGGGATACTGGAG ATGGTAAATTCAACCCATGCGTTGTGGACTTGGCACCGCAATCAGGATATTTACCGTGAAAACAGTCATGGTGATCAAATATACATTGTACGACAACCTCAGTCTTGCTCTGTTGCCTCAAAG GATAGCAGATTAAGTCCATCAATACCACCGGCGTTGGACATTGCAGCAGCACGAGTATCCTCTCTTCTCTGTTACATCATTTTGCCCGTCGTTATCCTTATTGGCCTTCTCAGCAAACCACTGAGTAATTGA
- the LOC129901841 gene encoding purple acid phosphatase 23 isoform X3, translated as MLLLFFQNKLLLPCHILHLQWEAQIGLNVTPRDPKTVASEVWYGKESGKYTMKQNGVSVVYSQLYPFEGLWNYTSGIIHHVKIDGLEPETKYYYKCGDSSLAAMSDELEFETFPLPSHNKYPRRIAVVGDLGLTSNTTTTIDHLTMNDPSMILMVGDLTYANQYLTTGGKGASCYSCQFPDAPMRETFQPRWDGWGRFMEPLISRVPMMVIEGNHEIEPQAAGLTFQSYLTRFSVPSKESGSNSNLYYSFDAGGVHFIMLGAYIDYNHTSAQYSWLQHDLEKVDRCVTPWLVASWHSPWYNSYSSHYQEFECMRQEMEEILYTYRVDIVFSGHVHAYERMNRVYNYTLDPCGPVYITVGDGGNIEKVDVDHADDPGKCPSPGDNIPEFGGVCHMNFSSGTAKGKFCWDRQPEWSAYRESSFGHGILEMVNSTHALWTWHRNQDIYRENSHGDQIYIVRQPQSCSVASKDSRLSPSIPPALDIAAARVSSLLCYIILPVVILIGLLSKPLSN; from the exons ATGTTACTTCTTTTTTTCCAGAACAAATTGCTCTTGCCTTGTCATATTCTTCACCTTCAAT GGGAAGCTCAGATTGGTCTAAATGTGACTCCACGTGATCCGAAAACAGTGGCAAGTGAGGTATGGTACGGAAAGGAAAGTGGTAAGTACACAATGAAGCAAAATGGAGTTTCAGTCGTTTACAGTCAATTGTATCCATTTGAAGGACTATGGAACTACACCTCTGGCATCATTCATCATGTGAAGATTGATG GTCTTGAACCTGAAACAAAGTATTACTACAAGTGTGGTGATAGTTCCTTAGCAGCAATGAGTgatgaacttgaatttgagacctTTCCATTGCCTTCACATAACAAGTATCCACGGCGAATAGCAGTTGTTGGGGACTTAGGTCTTACAAGCAATACAACCACAACCATTGATCATCTCACAATGAATGATCCTTCCATGATATTGATGGTTGGAGATTTAACTTATGCGAATCAATACCTTACCACTGGTGGTAAAGGAGCTTCATGCTATTCTTGTCAGTTTCCAGATGCACCCATGAGAGAGACATTTCAACCGCGATGGGATGGATGGGGAAG GTTTATGGAGCCGTTAATCTCAAGAGTTCCAATGATGGTTATCGAAGGAAACCATGAGATCGAACCTCAAGCAGCAGGGCTCACATTCCAATCATATTTGACAAGATTTTCTGTTCCTTCAAAGGAATCCGGCTCTAACAGTAACCTTTACTACTCTTTTGATGCCGGAGGAGTCCATTTCATCATGCTAGGAGCCTACATTGACTATAATCACACCA GTGCTCAGTATTCTTGGCTTCAGCATGATCTTGAAAAGGTAGATCGTTGCGTGACTCCTTGGCTGGTGGCTTCATGGCATTCTCCTTGGTACAATAGCTATTCGTCACACTACCAAGAATTTGAGTGCATGAGGCAGGAAATGGAAGAAATACTATATACATATCGCGTTGATATAGTTTTCTCAGGTCAT GTGCATGCATATGAGCGAATGAATCGAGTCTACAACTATACTTTGGATCCATGTGGTCCTGTTTACATAACAGTTGGAGATGGTGGTAACATTGAGAAAGTCGACGTTGATCATGCAGATGATCCTGGGAAATGTCCCTCACCAGGTGACAACATTCCAGAATTTGGAGGTGTATGTCACATGAACTTTAGCAGCGGAACTGCCAAAGGGAAATTTTGCTGGGACAGACAACCAGAATGGAGTGCATATAGAGAGAGTAGCTTCGGCCACGGGATACTGGAG ATGGTAAATTCAACCCATGCGTTGTGGACTTGGCACCGCAATCAGGATATTTACCGTGAAAACAGTCATGGTGATCAAATATACATTGTACGACAACCTCAGTCTTGCTCTGTTGCCTCAAAG GATAGCAGATTAAGTCCATCAATACCACCGGCGTTGGACATTGCAGCAGCACGAGTATCCTCTCTTCTCTGTTACATCATTTTGCCCGTCGTTATCCTTATTGGCCTTCTCAGCAAACCACTGAGTAATTGA
- the LOC129901877 gene encoding protein SLOW GREEN 1, chloroplastic, translating to MASSFASKIPLCLHSSTLNHNPNVVHPISLKTLFLPPLYSPKTLTTLYPKLQATSKSQDSAILTCSWKPQKGISKFFSEKIVFLLVGSFLFMGIRAKHVLSLPQPVQGSSVVETQEGNSEEEEMYVELLEKNPRDVDSLKTIVNVKMRKGKTKEALKYVDKLIEVQPREMEWRLLQALCYEMMGQLSTAKRLFKEILKQRPLLLRALHGLAMVMHKNFEGAAVFEMLNGALEVARREKRVNEERNIKILVAQMHVVKGELEEALQRFQLLVQENPRDFRPYLCQGIVYSLLDKKKEADEQFEIYRSLVPEEFPQRGFLDDVVLAAKTETREQLEKEFKNELSYKT from the exons ATGGCTTCTTCATTTGCCTCTAAAATCCCACTCTGCCTACACTCTTCAACCCTCAATCACAACCCAAATGTTGTTCACCCTATTTCCCTCAAAACCCTTTTTCTTCCTCCCCTTTACAGTCCCAAAACCCTGACTACTCTTTACCCCAAACTCCAAGCAACTTCCAAATCCCAAGATTCAGCTATTTTAACATGTTCTTGGAAACCCCAGAAAGGAATTTCCAAGTTTTTCAGTGAAAAGATTGTTTTTTTACTTGTTGGGTCATTCTTGTTTATGGGTATAAGGGCTAAACATGTATTGTCATTGCCACAACCAGTTCAAGGAAGTAGTGTTGTTGAGACCCAAGAAGGGAACAGTGAGGAAGAAGAGATGTATGTGGAGTTATTGGAGAAGAATCCGAGAGATGTTGATTCTTTGAAGACTATTGTTAATGTGAAGATGAGGAAAGGGAAGACTAAAGAGGCTTTGAAGTATGTGGATAAGCTGATTGAGGTTCAGCCCAGAGAAATGGAGTGGAGGCTTTTGCAGGCTCTTTGTTATGAGATGATGGGGCAGCTAAGCACGGCTAAGAGGTTGTTTAAGGAGATTTTGAAGCAGAGGCCTCTCTTGCTGAGAGCTTTGCAT GGTTTAGCTATGGTGATGCACAAAAACTTTGAAGGTGCCGCTGTTTTTGAGATGCTGAATGGTGCTCTAGAAGTTGCTCGCCGGGAAAAAAGAGTGAATGAGGaaagaaacataaaaatattggtCGCACAAATGCATGTTGTTAAG GGTGAGTTAGAAGAGGCCTTACAGAGGTTTCAACTTCTTGTCCAAGAGAACCCAAGAGACTTCAGGCCATATCTGTGCCAG GGAATAGTGTACAGTTTGTTGGACAAGAAGAAAGAAGCGGATGAACAGTTTGAGATATATCGAAGTCTTGTACCCGAAGAATTTCCTCAGAGAGGTTTCCTTGATGATGTTGTGTTGGCTGCAAAGACAGAAACTAGGGAACAACTTGAGAAGGAGTTCAAGAATGAATTGTCTTACAAGACATGA